Proteins from a single region of Malassezia restricta chromosome IV, complete sequence:
- a CDS encoding 26S proteasome regulatory subunit T6, translated as MVAAVASSQVSVDNQAGEQNHRESKAPAGVDSFFLSKIQSYELTINEKAQNLRRLEAQRNSLNARVRMIHEELQLLQEPGSYVGEVEKVMGKKKVLVKIQPEGKYVVDVASDIDVAQLKPSLRVALRSDSYTLHKILPNKIDPLVSLMMVEKVPDSTYEMVGGLDRQIKEIKEVIELPVKHPELFESLGIAQPKGVLLYGPPGTGKTLLARAVAHHTDCKFIRVSGSELVQKYIGEGSRMVRELFVMAREHAPSIIFMDEIDSIGSSRGDDGGNGDSEVQRTMLELLNQLDGFEDTQNIKVIMATNRIDILDSALLRPGRIDRKIEFPPPGPEARVSILRIHSRKMSLQRGINLRVLAEKMGQCSGAEVRGICTEAGMYALRERRQHVSQEDFELAISKVLKRQTDGSMSVNKLFT; from the coding sequence ATGGTAGCTGCGGTAGCATCCTCGCAAGTAAGCGTGGACAACCAGGCTGGTGAGCAAAATCACCGTGAATCTAAGGCTCCAGCTGGTGTTGATTCGTTTTTCCTCTCAAAAATTCAGTCATACGAGCTGACTATCAATGAAAAAGCACAGAATCTTCGTCGCTTGGAAGCACAGCGCAACTCGCTGAATGCCCGTGTGCGTATGATCCACGAGGAACTTCAGCTGTTACAGGAACCTGGATCGTACGTGGGTGAGGTCGAGAAAGTCATGGGAAAGAAAAAGGTGCTGGTGAAGATCCAGCCAGAGGGCAAATACGTCGTGGATGTTGCGTCCGATATTGACGTCGCTCAACTGAAGCCATCGCTCCGTGTCGCTCTTCGTTCTGACTCTTATACATTGCACAAAATTCTTCCAAATAAGATTGACCCACTCGTCTCGCTCATGATGGTCGAAAAGGTGCCGGACAGTACATACGAAATGGTCGGTGGTCTTGACCGTCAAATTAAAGAAATCAAGGAGGTCATTGAACTTCCTGTCAAGCATCCAGAGCTGTTCGAGAGCTTGGGTATTGCACAGCCGAAAGGTGTGCTCCTGTACGGTCCACCTGGAACGGGTAAAACGCTTCTCGCACGCGCTGTGGCGCATCATACTGATTGCAAATTTATTCGCGTGAGCGGCAGTGAGCTTGTGCAGAAGTACATCGGTGAAGGTAGCCGCATGGTGCGTGAGCTCTTCGTTATGGCccgtgagcatgcgccTTCTATTATTTTTATGGACGAAATCGACAGCATCGGTTCTAGCCGTGGTGACGATGGCGGCAATGGTGACTCAGAAGTACAGCGCACCATGCTTGAGCTATTAAATCAGCTTGACGGATTCGAAGACACGCAAAATATCAAGGTCATCATGGCCACGAACCGAATCGACATCCTCGACAGCGCATTGCTGCGCCCCGGACGCATCGACCGTAAGATTGAGTTTCCGCCGCCAGGTCCAGAGGCACGCGTTTCCATTCTGCGTATTCATTCGCGCAAGATGTCGCTGCAACGTGGTATCAATCTGCGTGTGCTAGCTGAAAAGATGGGTCAATGCTCCGGTGCCGAAGTCCGCGGTATCTGCACCGAAGCTGGTATGTATGCTCTTCGTGAACGCCGTCAGCATGTCTCGCAAGAAGACTTTGAATTAGCTATTTCCAAGGTGCTCAAGCGGCAGACGGATGGTTCCATGAGTGTGAACAAGCTCTTCACATAG
- a CDS encoding mitochondrial import receptor subunit TOM71, whose product MTEPTDSPFESLWHEAESLKEQGNEHFSKAKYAMSITSYTDALLRLPSRHEPCPDASLQDQVKDTRTKVYTNLAAAHLKLDQFKETVTASSEALSEDPKNVKALYRRAMANERLGGWSRLESALKDYKALEELENEGLVPLSFHAELREALSRLPPKIHAVGESEKAAMLGQLKNMGDKVLGWFGLSTDNFQLQQQENGGYSVQFKS is encoded by the exons ATGACTGAGCCGACAGATTCGCCGTTCGAGTCGCTCTGGCATGAGGCCGAGTCACTCAAGGAACAGGGGAATGAACACTTTAGCAAAGCAAAGTATGCCATGTCTATTACAAGTTATACGGATGCTCTTTTACGTCTACCCTCACGACACGAGCCATGCCCTGATGCATCACTTCAAGACCAGGTGAAAGACACACGGACCAAGGTCTATACCAACCTGGCCGCAGCACATTTGAAACTG GACCAATTCAAGGAAACTGTCACTGCTAGCTCTGAAGCTCTTTCTGAAGATCCGAAGAACGTCAAGGCACTGTATCGTCGCGCTATGGCCAATGAGCGGTTGGGCGGATGGTCGCGCCTCGAATCAGCGCTCAAAGACTACAAAGCTTTGGAAGAACTTGAGAACGAAGGCCTTGTTCCACTTAGTTTTCATGCCGAGCTTCGTGAGGCCTTGTCGCGCCTTCCACCCAAGATTCACGCGGTAGGTGAAAGCGAAAAGGCTGCAATGCTCGGACAACTCAAGAATATGGGAGACAAGGTCCTGGGCTGGTTTGGTTTGTCGACCGACAACTTTCAGCTACAACAGCAGGAAAATGGTGGATATTCGGTTCAGTTCAAGTCCTAA
- a CDS encoding tRNA-dihydrouridine synthase 1 has product MSKDFPDVDSFPETGVPKFEKLSGYDFYQSIGSPKRVVAPMVDQSELAWRILCRRYGADLVYSPMINAKIYAQQGRGMHRVREGFFNQDIGEEGAHILPLGDVKDTDRPLIVQFCANDPDLLLDAAKSVEDKCDAIDLNLGCPQQIAKRGKFGAYLMDDWDLVFRLINTLHLNLKVPVTAKFRVYESEEKSIAYARMIQRAGAQIATVHGRTREMKGHKTGLADWSIVRAVKQALDIPVFANGNIMYAQDWRDCLVYTGCDGVMSAEGNLYNPAIFHPEVGPDLSSLSDRNGDHSVFEPMRMVKVAHEYLDIVATLKTPTSHGAIKGHMFKITRPALCIHTDLRPVLGGARAYDGEPGEDRVRDYRAFLHELAKRLEHDESLTQYYTRPDDLPNYYVVPPHLQDTLDRTTRPDYIPHWYIQPYFRPPLNPPKSASGSDAKEEAPAAKRVKIDSST; this is encoded by the coding sequence ATGTCGAAGGATTTTCCTGATGTCGATTCATTTCCTGAGACGGGTGTTCCCAAGTTCGAAAAGCTTAGCGGCTATGATTTTTACCAGAGCATAGGCTCGCCGAAGCGCGTTGTTGCGCCCATGGTGGATCAGTCAGAACTAGCTTGGCGCATCCTGTGCAGGAGATATGGAGCAGATCTCGTGTATTCGCCGATGATCAATGCCAAGATTTATGCACAGCAAGGCCgtggcatgcatcgcgttcGTGAGGGGTTTTTCAATCAGGATATCGGTGAAGAGGGTGCTCATATCTTACCGTTAGGCGATGTGAAAGACACGGATCGACCTCTCATCGTACAATTTTGTGCCAATGATCCAGATTTGCTCCTTGATGCAGCAAAGTCCGTGGAAGACAAATGCGACGCGATTGACTTGAATTTAGGATGTCCCCAGCAAATTGCCAAGCGTGGCAAATTCGGCGCATATCTCATGGACGACTGGGACTTGGTATTTCGTCTCATCAATACATTACACCTGAATCTTAAAGTGCCCGTCACAGCCAAATTTCGCGTGTACGAGTCGGAGGAGAAGAGCATAGCATACGCTCGCATGATCCAACGTGCCGGGGCACAAATTGCGACGGTACATGGACGAACACGTGAAATGAAGGGCCACAAAACAGGCTTAGCTGACTGGTCCATTGTACGTGCCGTGAAACAGGCACTTGATATCCCTGTGTTCGCAAATGGCAATATCATGTATGCACAAGACTGGCGCGACTGCTTGGTATACACAGGCTGCGATGGTGTCATGAGTGCTGAGGGTAACTTGTACAATCCAGCGATTTTTCACCCCGAAGTGGGACCTGACTTGTCCTCTCTATCCGATCGAAATGGTGACCACTCCGTCTTTGagccgatgcgcatggTGAAGGTGGCACATGAGTACCTAGATATCGTGGCCACTCTCAAGACACCCACATCTCATGGCGCTATCAAAGGTCATATGTTCAAAATCACGCGGCCAGCTCTGTGTATCCATACTGATTTGCGACCTGTGCTCGgaggtgctcgagcgtACGATGGAGAGCCTGGCGAAGATCGTGTGCGTGACTACCGTGCCTTTTTGCACGAACTTGCCAAGCGGCTTGAACATGATGAATCCCTAACGCAATATTATACCCGGCCTGATGATCTGCCCAATTACTATGTTGTACCCCCGCATCTGCAGGACACGTTGGATCGCACAACACGGCCTGACTATATTCCACATTGGTATATCCAACCTTATTTCCGGCCACCCCTAAATCCACCGAAGTCTGCCTCTGGCAGCGATGCGAAAGAAGAAGCTCCTGCGGCGAAGCGCGTAAAAATAGACTCGAGCACATAA
- a CDS encoding sphingosine-1-phosphate phosphohydrolase, with product MTTGGGIEAKRPSFIVSLHNVMERYVQRHSKTLARHQTFVSQPCLDMYFSYTSVLGSHTFFMLFLPLMYLIVDQKFGRVLILSSALAVIFAAMLKDYVCVQRPLSPPVRRIVVGTHHLEYGFPSTHSANSMTMAIVVYYFVQQFRPLLHIQVLSEIIHGSSLWVQLANSYMFEILLSLYVFSIVYGRLYLGMHTVLDCVTGMLIGALSAGISIFSDNLLLSYLNWGTVFVPLSLFVVGYLILALHPIPIQPCPCYEDVVCFIGAFVGVAMGNWRTNNFYYADMHQLDALWRWVITGVSPGWQYRSRMMWTIAVVHRPAVRLCVASAFAIVPLVLWKIVATPIVKTSVPAMYRVLMPQSSREPKLDVPQDQAVASTSAVPPASELRHRMAAVPKPGSQIDSLSLERKMPSRTTELFCQDLPRLIVYTGIGFIGASFSHYLIEYFAVQPIHSVQ from the exons ATGACAACGGGaggcggcatcgaggcgaAGCGTCCCTCATTTATTGTTTCACTGCATAATGTAATGGAACGATACGTACAAAGGCACTCGAAAACTCTAGCACGGCATCAG ACGTTCGTGTCTCAACCATGCTTGGATATGTACTTCTCCTATACGTCCGTGTTGGGTTCTCATACTTTCTTTATGTTGTTTCTTCCTCTGATGTATCTTATTGTGGATCAAAAGTTCGGCAGGGT CCTTATTCTCTCCTCCGCATTGGCCGTAATCTTTGCAGCAATGCTCAAG GACTATGTGTGTGTGCAGCGTCCACTAAGTCCACCAGTGCGCCGGATTGTGGTTGGCACGCATCACCTAGAGTACGGATTTCCATCGACGCATTCTGCCAATTCGATGACCATGGCTATTGTGGTGTACTACTTTGTCCAGCAATTTCGGCCACTGCTGCATATCCAGGTACTGTCTGAAATTATTCACGGATCATCTCTATGGGTCCAGTTGGCGAATTCATATATGTTTGAGATTCTTCTCTCTTTGTATGTGTTTTCGATCGTCTACGGACGACTGTACCTCGGCATGCATACAGTGCTGGACTGTGTGACAGGAATGCTGATTGGTGCTCTGAGTGCAGGTATTTCTATCTTTTCGGATAATCTGTTGCTGTCGTACCTGAACTGGGGGACCGTGTTTG TGCCATTGTCACTCTTCGTGGTTGGATACTTGATCTTGGCCCTGCACCCCATTCCTATTCAGCCATGCCCATGCTATGAGGATGTGGTATGCTTTATTGGTGCTTTCGTGGGTGTTGCTATGGGGAACTGGCGGACAAATAACTTCTACTATGCGGATATGCATCAACTCGACGCACTATGGCGCTGGGTCATCACGGGTGTGTCGCCTGGATGGCAGTATCGCAGTAGAATGATGTGGACTATTGCCGTCGTACATCGCCCGGCTGTCCGGCTGTGCGTGGCATCTGCCTTCGCTATCGTTCCACTCGTCCTGTGGAAGATAGTGGCTACGCCAATCGTGAAGACATCCGTACCGGCGATGTACCGCGTTTTGATGCCTCAAAGTTCTCGGGAACCGAAGCTTGACGTCCCACAAGACCAGGCTGTTGCTAGCACGAGTGCTGTGCCACCTGCCTCCGAACTTCGGCATCGCATGGCCGCAGTTCCCAAGCCAGGCTCTCAGATCGATTCCCTATCGTTGGAACGTAAAATGCCTAGTAGGACGACAGAACTCTTCTGCCAAG ACCTCCCGCGCCTTATTGTGTACACGGGCATTGGATTTATCGGAGCCAGCTTCTCGCACTATCTGATTGAGTACTTTGCGGTGCAACCCATTCATTCTGTGCAATAG
- a CDS encoding NADH dehydrogenase (ubiquinone) 1 alpha subcomplex subunit 3 — protein MQLWSRASTRQLGRAALRTVAWRSPARVGYVPLPRTYMNTRPVSRHDTLPYDDLDASGSFVNINEDDSIPIRILKVSPTEIKLANGDVVPPTCIFLQGQTFVWTPPPVDPMTAMPSGKGWEAWTEDVWSIFDMTMPKPEILVFGTGNTVLPVPHKIRSLLHSMGIQLDVQNTRHACSTFNLLTEEGRNVAAALLPLT, from the exons ATGCAGCTCTGGTCTCGCGCTTCGACTAGGCAACTGGGACGCGCTGCACTTCGCACGGTAGCATGGCGATCACCCGCACGGGTGGGATatgtgccgctgccacgCACGTATATGAACACGCGTCCCGTCTCGCGGCATGACACGCTGCCATATGA TGACTTGGACGCCAGTGGATCGTTTGTGAATATCAACGAAGATGACTCTATACCGATTCGCATTCTTAAAGTCTCCCCCACAGAAATCAAACTGGCCAACGGTGACGTCGTACCCCCTACATGCATATTTCTGCAAGGCCAGACTTTTGTATGGACCCCGCCGCCTGTGGACCCCATGACGGCGATGCCGAGTGGCAAGGGCTGGGAGGCATGGACGGAAGACGTATGGAGCATCTTTGACATGACCATGCCCAAGCCAG AAATACTTGTCTTCGGTACAGGAAACACCGTTTTGCCTGTGCCTCACAAGATTCGTTCCTTGCTGCATTCGATGGGTATTCAGCTAGACGTGCAAAACACT CGTCATGCGTGCTCAACATTCAATTTGCTTACAGAGGAAGGCCGCAATgtcgcagcagcgctcTTGCCCCTCACGTAG
- a CDS encoding peptidyl-prolyl isomerase H (cyclophilin H), producing MQGAGTKGRPVVFFDVNVGDTPVGRIKFELYSDIVPKTAENFRQLCTGEHRVNHQPMGYKGALFHRIIKDFMCQGGDFLNGDGTGSFSIYGDKFADENFILKHDAPGLLSMANAGPHSNGCQFFITTQPAEFLDGKHVVFGRVVEGMLTVRKVEQVPCGANNRPRMDVRIVECGEM from the exons ATGCAGGGCGCCGGCACCAAGGGACGACCGGTGGTGTTCTTCGACGTGAACGTTGGTGATACACCGGTAGGGCGCATCAAGTTCGAGCTGTACAGTGACATTGTTCCGAA AACCGCAGAAAATTTTCGACAGCTGTGCACGGGCGAGCATCG TGTGAATCACCAGCCTATGGGGTACAAAGGCGCGCTTTTCCATCGCATCATCAAGGACTTTATGTGTCAGGGAGGTGACTTTCTAAACGGTGATGGAACCGGCAGTTTTAGCATCTATGGTGACAAATTTGCTGACGAGAATTTCATATTGAagcacgatgcgccggGTCTGCTCAGCATGGCGAATGCAGGGCCGCATAGCAATGGATGCCAG TTTTTTAtcacgacgcagccagcCGAATTTCTCGACGGCAAGCATGTCGTATTTGGCCGTGTCGTTGAGGGCATGCTGACGGTGCGCAAAGTCGAGCAAgtgccatgcggcgcgaACAACCGGCCACGTATGGACGTGCGCATTGTAG AATGTGGCGAGATGTAA
- a CDS encoding para-aminobenzoate (PABA) synthase yields the protein MNAPDGLPRIVIVDHYDSYTRNLIPLIASCFDPPPDPELLARRVTVIPHTLPVLSPLAFRERLLTHVDALILSPGPGTSDNEVDFGQAAALLQSPELEHIPILGVCLGHQGIATTAGAKIVQLAAPFHGRTRELIMDSNSLSENGQKSIVSGIPEGTAVICYNSLCVDESTLPSTLRVVARSRLSPNETMVQAIEHTKRPLYGVQFHPESIETNGGTLVMQNFLHNVAHFWARHDQARVEAWKDAMHTCLPPDIVALGSACLALGKQIHVPRRRWRVFEKALTSCTSLPDKLAYDAPALFEKLFRRDEPGAVWLDSANPRDPQSHVSIQSRATCIMTYDMDGVLRVHQPNVVRRIDMHPHQTLWDWMEDAQRTMQAQVHPMSPNAHTQFRTGFVGYWGYELKDESLGLASLSSKRYEPHSGTGFDRTKLPAAQWAFCDHALCLDHATNTWMAYALVDEGGDTCGPLAELETHGVRLGMPAAEAEAWLTQAQRAVDSLQRMADVPPASLKVHTVDDAEVYKDRIEACRRYIASGESYELCLTTQFEGTLPFSPSYASYFSLYCALRQKNPAPFSAYVELVSCDGSTPQAILSTSPERFLTVSDAGAVEMRPIKGTKVRPGWGEDESDWFEKARHDASMQAYMVAEDESRKQALHMDPKERAENLMIADLIRADLQAVCYPGSVAVPRLIALETYETVHQLVTSVTGQLRPGIGCVEAAKRCFPPGSMTGAPKRRSVELIETLERTSHAPQGTTRRRGVYSGALGFMGVDGASNLSVVIRTVTVQNDHALVGAGGAVTFLSTLDGEWSEVMTKLGSVAALA from the coding sequence ATGAATGCGCCTGATGGTTTGCCGCGTATTGTGATTGTAGACCACTATGATTCTTATACGCGCAACCTAATTCCGTTGATTGCATCGTGCTTTGATCCGCCACCGGATCCGGAGCTCCTTGCTCGCCGTGTGACGGTGATTCCCCACACATTGCCGGTCTTATCGCCGCTAGCGTttcgcgagcgcctcttgACCCATGTCGATGCCCTGATCCTATCTCCTGGACCAGGTACATCAGACAATGAGGTGGATTTCGGGCAGGCAGCTGCATTGCTGCAATCGCCGGAGCTTGAGCATATACCGATCCTTGGTGTGTGTTTGGGCCACCAGGGCATAGCTACGACGGCTGGTGCCAAAATTGTACAGCTGGCTGCTCCGTTTCATGGAAGAACACGAGAGCTCATCATGGATTCCAATTCACTCAGTGAAAATGGACAGAAGAGTATCGTGAGCGGTATTCCTGAGGGCACCGCGGTCATTTGTTACAACAGCCTGTGTGTGGACGAGTCGACTCTTCCATCGACACTGCGAGTGGTCGCACGCTCTCGCCTAAGTCCAAATGAGACCATGGTGCAGGCAATAGAACATACGAAGCGGCCCCTGTACGGCGTCCAATTCCACCCAGAGAGTATCGAAACCAATGGCGGCACATTGGTGATGCAAAACTTTCTGCACAATGTAGCCCACTTTTGGGCTCGGCATGATCAAGCACGTGTTGAAGCGTGGAAGGACGCGATGCACACCTGCTTGCCGCCAGATATTGTGGCTCTAGGAAGTGCGTGCCTAGCGCTTGGCAAACAAATACATGTGCCACGTCGCCGCTGGCGTGTGTTCGAGAAAGCTCTCACAAGCTGTACCAGTTTGCCTGATAAGCTGgcgtacgatgcgccggcACTCTTTGAGAAGCTTTTTCGTCGAGATGAGCCTGGCGCGGTGTGGCTTGACAGTGCCAATCCCCGAGACCCCCAAAGCCACGTGTCTATACAGAGTCGTGCGACATGCATCATGACATATGATATGGACGGTGTGCTTCGCGTGCACCAGCCGAATGTCGTGCGACGCATAGACATGCATCCACACCAGACGTTATGGGACTGGATGGAggacgcgcagcgcacgatgcAGGCCCAGGTACATCCCATGTCGCCCAATGCCCATACCCAATTTCGCACGGGCTTTGTGGGATACTGGGGCTACGAGCTGAAAGACGAGTCACTCGGACTTGCATCACTATCGTCAAAACGATATGAGCCGCATTCAGGCACGGGTTTTGATCGTACGAAGCTGCCCGCTGCTCAATGGGCTTTTTGTGACCATGCACTGTGTTTGGACCATGCAACAAATACATGGATGGCGTATGCTCTGGTGGACGAAGGCGGCGATACATGCGGTCCACTAGCGGAGCTTGAGACGCATGGTGTGCGATTGGGCATGCCGGCCGCTGAGGCTGAGGCATGGCTcacgcaagcgcagcgtgccgtcgactCTCTTCAACGCATGGCCGATGTGCCACCCGCATCACTGAAGGTGCACACGGTGGATGATGCCGAAGTCTACAAGGACCGTATTGAAGCGTGCAGGCGCTATATTGCGAGTGGCGAAAGCTACGAGCTCTGTCTCACCACGCAATTTGAGGGCACACTACCCTTTTCTCCCTCGTACGCGTCGTACTTCTCCCTGTACTGTGCCTTGCGCCAGAAAAACCCAGCTCCCTTTTCGGCCTACGTGGAACTCGTATCATGTGACGGATCCACGCCGCAAGCCATTTTGTCCACCAGTCCTGAACGCTTCCTCACTGTGTCAGACGCCGGTGCTGTGGAAATGCGGCCCATCAAAGGCACGAAGGTGCGTCCTGGATGGGGCGAGGACGAGTCGGATTGGTTCGAAAAAGCGAGGCACGACGCATCTATGCAAGCCTACATGGTGGCAGAAGACGAGAGTCGGAAGCAAGCATTGCACATGGACCCTAAAGAGCGTGCTGAGAACCTCATGATTGCCGACCTAATTCGAGCAGATTTACAGGCAGTCTGCTACCCGGGCTCCGTCGCCGTGCCACGCCTTATTGCCTTGGAGACCTACGAGACGGTGCACCAGCTTGTCACGTCGGTGACGGGGCAGCTGCGCCCTGGCATTGGATGTGTCGAGGCAGCTAAACGGTGCTTCCCGCCGGGCAGCATGACGGGTGCGCCAAAGCGCCGCAGTGTCGAACTTATTGAGACGTTGGAACGAacgtcgcatgcgccccAAGGCACAAcgcgtcgccgcggcgtgtaCTCTGGTGCCTTGGGCTTTATGGGTGTAGACGGCGCATCCAATCTCTCAGTTGTCATTCGCACCGTCACGGTACAGAACGATCATGCATTGGTcggcgctggtggtgccGTGACCTTTTTATCTACACTCGATGGCGAATGGAGCGAAGTCATGACTAAGCTAGGGTCGGTAGCTGCACTCGCATAG
- a CDS encoding mitochondrial peroxiredoxin PRX1, which produces MPSHLRLGCVAPDFEAQTTQGCIKFHEWSANTWTVLFSHPDDFTPVCTTELAEVARRASDFAKRGVKILGLSANDVSSHNRWAHDIQSIAQAPVTFPIIGDSDRSIATLYDMLDALDPTNVDAHGAPFTVRDVFVIDPQHIIRLKISYPASTGRHFDEILRVIDALQLSDRHAVTTPANWRPGDRVIIHPKVSDSEAHSLFPDHESITPYLRMTRDPSSS; this is translated from the coding sequence ATGCCGTCTCATTTGCGTCTCGGCTGTGTGGCCCCGGATTTTGAGGCACAGACAACCCAAGGATGTATCAAGTTTCACGAATGGTCGGCAAATACATGGACTGTGCTATTCTCGCATCCGGATGATTTCACGCCCGTGTGCACCACTGAGCTGGCGGAAGtagcgcggcgtgccagcGACTTTGCTAAGCGTGGTGTCAAGATCCTAGGTCTCTCTGCCAATGATGTGTCGTCCCACAACCGCTGGGCGCATGATATTCAATCCATTGCACAGGCACCCGTCACGTTCCCCATCATAGGCGATTCAGACCGCTCCATCGCCACCCTCTACGATATGCTCGATGCGTTAGACCCCACGAATGTCGACGCCCATGGCGCTCCATTCACGGTGCGTGATGTCTTTGTGATCGATCCCCAGCACATTATTCGCCTCAAAATTTCCTACCCCGCCTCCACGGGCCGCCATTTCGACGAAATTTTGCGCGTCATTGATGCGCTTCAACTCAGCGACCGACACGCTGTCACGACGCCCGCCAACTGGCGTCCAGGTGACCGCGTGATTATTCACCCCAAGGTCTCTGACTCGGAAGCACATTCCCTTTTTCCAGATCACGAAAGTATTACACCCTATCTGCGCATGACGCGCGATCCCAGCTCATCATAA
- a CDS encoding short-chain dehydrogenase reductase — MDETQDPIANVSERICSHMNADHVDSLQHLVMFYERLPQLPVWCHMTKICADHMVIGYVTSTQQYLLNKKASAIKISFEPPLQSMMDARQRLVSLSKKSEEENLRVLQQTSATTHQWERWNLDALLLRTRHFIAEPVTVAMLGIMLSMALYPNKVTQNEWLQHQLATLLWPLQVITALFSVVLVILSILWLSRVWTNASPVPEDIRVLPTWLVTTLFRRTLPVLTKEAWSGQTVVVTGGASGLGAALVQKLAGRGAKVASIDVSSACVDHEQVTAYTCDISRRDDVSLTMNKIVEECGQPTMLINNAGVVHGMPLPTLPSESIARTMETNVMGPFWLIKEVLPTMIRNNSGHIVTVSSIMGYAGFAKLTDYTASKHALVGLHESLRYELDSIHKAPHVRTTLVTTGQLQDTPMFDGVTHSPFVHFVAPSISAHRVADAIVEALEQQESRHIAMPWYASWTPALRLLPSFVRDGIQTALGANHAMPSPDEAYETK, encoded by the coding sequence ATGGACGAGACGCAAGATCCTATTGCGAATGTGTCTGAGCGTATATGTTCTCATATGAATGCAGATCATGTAGATTCATTGCAGCATCTGGTCATGTTTTATGAAAGGCTGCCGCAATTACCGGTATGGTGCCATATGACGAAGATTTGTGCGGATCATATGGTGATTGGGTATGTCACCTCTACTCAACAATATCTTCTCAACAAAAAAGCGTCGGCGATCAAGATTTCATTTGAGCCACCCCTTCAATCCATGATGGATGCAAGACAGCGGCTTGTGTCATTAAGCAAAAAAAGTGAAGAAGAGAATCTGCGGGTGCTTCAACAAACATCGGCAACGACCCATCAATGGGAACGGTGGAATCTTGATGCCCTACTTCTGCGAACCAGGCATTTCATCGCCGAACCTGTCACGGTGGCGATGCTGGGAATTATGCTAAGCATGGCACTTTACCCTAACAAAGTGACCCAAAATGAATGGCTCCAGCACCAGCTGGCAACATTATTATGGCCCCTACAAGTGATAACGGCTCTATTCAGTGTGGTGCTCGTAATCCTTAGCATCTTATGGCTCAGTCGTGTATGGACAAACGCCAGTCCCGTCCCTGAAGATATAAGGGTGCTGCCTACGTGGCTTGTGACCACACTCTTTCGACGGACATTGCCCGTTTTGACCAAGGAAGCATGGTCTGGACAGACAGTGGTGGTCACGGGCGGAGCATCAGGTCTTGGTGCCGCGTTGGTGCAGAAACTTGCGGGACGTGGTGCGAAGGTCGCTTCCATTGACGTGTCAAGTGCATGTGTGGATCATGAGCAAGTCACAGCGTATACCTGCGACATATCGAGACGTGATGATGTGTCCCTCACCATGAATAAAATTGTGGAAGAGTGTGGTCAGCCAACAATGTTGATCAATAATGCCGGCGTGGTACATGGCATGCCTCTGCCCACACTACCATCGGAGTCCATTGCACGGACCATGGAAACGAATGTCATGGGGCCCTTTTGGCTGATCAAAGAGGTTTTACCCACCATGATCAGAAACAATAGCGGGCATATCGTGACAGTGTCATCGATTATGGGTTATGCAGGTTTCGCAAAGCTCACAGACTATACAGCCTCTAAACACGCGCTTGTCGGTCTGCACGAGTCTCTGCGGTACGAGCTCGACAGTATTCACAAAGCACCCCACGTCCGCACAACGCTGGTGACAACGGGACAGTTGCAAGACACGCCTATGTTTGATGGTGTTACGCACAGTCCATTCGTGCACTTTGTCGCACCGAGCATCAGTGCGCACCGCGTAGCGGACGCCATTGTCGAGGCATTGGAGCAGCAAGAGAGTCGACATATTGCTATGCCGTGGTATGCATCATGGACACCCGCTCTACGACTTTTGCCATCTTTTGTGCGTGATGGTATCCAGACAGCGCTCGGAGCGAATCATGCCATGCCATCACCGGATGAAGCATATGAAACCAAATAG